The Glycine max cultivar Williams 82 chromosome 12, Glycine_max_v4.0, whole genome shotgun sequence genome window below encodes:
- the LOC106795284 gene encoding uncharacterized protein encodes MQECGERFKDQDLVKKVMRTLTPRFDGRFVVIEEARDLSEMKIEQLQASLEAHELKMNERSPARLQDQALKGESGSSNKAEKGRFDKSKIRCYNCQGWGHFANKYGSADVREKKKKYSKNEAHMAQAKQQNESESGSDVEAVVLMTTICNFSSNVDPETWYLDTGCLNHMTYNLNWLVNLDNSRRCTIKFADNSTVKSMRVGNVAFRMSDGSLAIIEEVMYVPDMRCNLMSLGQLI; translated from the exons ATGCAAGAATGTGGTGagagattcaaggatcaagattTGGTAAAAAAGGTGATGAGAACTCTAACCCCTAGATTTGATGGGAGATTTGTTGTTATCGAAGAGGCAAGGGACCTGTCTGAGATGAAAATCGAGCAGCTACAAGCCTCTCTAGAAGCTCATGAGCTGAAGATGAATGAGAGGAGCCCAGCAAGATTGCAAGATCAGGCCTT aaaaggagAATCTGGTTCAAGTAATAAGGCTGAAAAAGGAAGGTTTGACAAGAGCAAGATCAGATGCTACAATTGTCAAGGCTGGGGTCACTTTGCAAATAAATATGGAAGTGCAGAtgtaagagaaaagaagaaaaaatatagcaAAAATGAGGCTCATATGGCACAAGCAAAGCAAcaaaatgaaagtgaaagtgGTTCAGATGTGGAAGCAGTTGTGTTGATGACAACCATATGCAATTTCAGTAGCAATGTGGATCCAGAAACATGGTATTTGGACACTGGATGTTTAAATCACATGACCTACAATCTAAATTGGCTTGTGAATCTTGATAACAGCAGGAGGTGCACCATAAAATTTGCAGATAACAGTACTGTGAAGAGCATGAGAGTTGGAAATGTTGCTTTCAGAATGAGTGATGGAAGTCTAGCAATAATAGAAGAAGTGATGTATGTGCCAGATATGAGGTGTAATCTGATGAGTTTGGGTCAGCTTATTTAA
- the LOC100817009 gene encoding senescence-specific cysteine protease SAG39, with translation MCSFSQKKNILVVFLVLTVWTSQVMSRRLSEAYSSVKHEKWMAQYGKVYKDAAEKEKRFQIFKNNVHFIESFHAAGDKPFNLSINQFADLHNEEFKALLINGQKKEHNVRTATATEASFKYDSVTRIPSSLDWRKRGAVTPIKDQGTCRSCWAFSTVATIEGLHQITKGELVSLSEQELVDCVKGDSEGCYGGYVEDAFEFIAKKGGVASETHYPYKGVNKTCKVKKETHGVVQIKGYEQVPSNSEKALLKAVAHQPVSAYVEAGGYAFQFYSSGIFTGKCGTDIDHSVTVVGYGKARGGNKYWLVKNSWGTEWGEKGYIRMKRDIRAKEGLCGIATGALYPTA, from the exons ATGTGTTCatttagccaaaaaaaaaatattttagttgtgTTCCTTGTTCTCACTGTGTGGACATCCCAAGTAATGTCTCGCAGGTTGTCTGAGGCCTACTCATCAGTGAAACATGAGAAGTGGATGGCACAGTATGGTAAGGTTTACAAGGATGCTGCCGAGAAGGAAAAACGTttccaaatatttaaaaacaatgtGCACTTCATTGAGTCTTTCCATGCTGCTGGGGACAAACCTTTCAACCTTAGCATTAACCAATTTGCTGACCTTCATAATGAAGAATTTAAGGCTTTACTAATTAATGGTCAGAAGAAGGAACATAACGTGCGGACAGCAACAGCAACAGAAGCATCGTTCAAGTATGACAGTGTGACTAGGATTCCTTCTAGCTTGGACTGGAGGAAAAGAGGTGCTGTTACTCCAATCAAGGACCAAGGAACATGTC GAAGTTGTTGGGCATTTTCAACTGTGGCTACAATTGAGGGTCTCCATCAAATAACTAAAGGTGAATTAGTGTCTCTATCAGAGCAAGAACTAGTTGATTGTGTTAAAGGTGACAGCGAAGGATGCTATGGTGGATATGTGGAAGATGCCTTTGAATTCATTGCCAAGAAAGGTGGAGTAGCAAGTGAAACACACTACCCCTACAAAGGAGTTAACAAGACTTGCAAggttaagaaggaaactcatggTGTAGTCCAGATTAAAGGGTATGAGCAAGTTCCTTCAAATAGTGAAAAGGCTCTCCTAAAAGCTGTGGCACATCAACCAGTGTCAGCTTATGTTGAAGCTGGAGGATATGCTTTCCAATTTTACTCAAGTGGGATTTTTACAGGAAAGTGTGGAACTGATATAGATCATTCTGTTACCGTAGTTGGTTATGGAAAAGCTCGTGGTGGCAATAAATATTGGCTGGTAAAGAATTCATGGGGCACTGAATGGGGTGAGAAAGGGTATATAAGGATGAAGAGAGATATACGTGCCAAGGAAGGTTTATGTGGAATTGCTACGGGTGCCTTATATCCAACTGCTTGA